A window of Blautia argi genomic DNA:
CGAAATCGGAACACCTTTCTGTGTAACCTATGACTTTGATTCCGAAACTGATGGAGCAGTAACCGTTCGCGACAGAGATACCATGGAACAGGAAAGAATCAAGATTGAAGATTTAAAGGCTTATTTTGAGGAAAAATTCACATTTTAACTAGTTTTGAGACTTATAAGACCGCTACACGAAGAGGAGGAAACCTTTGTGTGGCGGTCTTTGTTTTTCGGGGAAAACTGTGGACAAAAGAGATTTTGCAGGAGAAGTATACGGTAGATTTTCTGGCAGTGGGGACAATATTGCACACCGGTCAATTCGGGAATCAGGAATTTCAGCCTCTTTTGATGTATTATGAAAGAGAAAATCCTCCTGTCGGTTGCTTGATAAAGAGGAAAGTTGTATGAAATAGATAAAAAAGTTGAAAAAAACAGAAAAATAATATGCAAAAATCCATATATCTATTGAATATATGGATTTTTTTTGTTATAATCTTCGATAGATTCATTTTCCGAGAAGGAGGAGAAGACAAAATGGCGAAAAAAAGAAATATTATTGTGGGACAGTCCGGCGGTCCTACCTCGGTAATTAATTCCAGCCTTGCAGGCGTGTACAAAAATGCCATTGAGCGTGGGTTTGATAAGGTATATGGTATGCTGCACGGCATACAGGGACTGTTAGATGAACAGTATGTGGATTTGTCTACGCAAATTCATTCTGAGCTTGACATTGAGCTTTTAAAAAGAACACCTTCTGCATTTTTGGGCTCCTGCCGCTTTAAGCTGCCGGAAATTCATGAGGACAGGGAAATTTATGAGAAAATCTTCCAGATTTTAAACAAACTGGAGATTGAAGCCTTTATCTACATTGGTGGTAATGATTCTATGGATACCATTAAAAAACTGTCTGATTATGCTATTCTCACAGGGCAGAGCCAGAAGTTTTTAGGTGTGCCGAAAACCATTGACAATGACCTGGCGCTTACAGACCATACACCTGGTTTTGGCAGCGCAGCCAAATATATCGGCGCTTCTACCAAAGAAGTCATTCGTGACGCGCAGGGGCTTACCTACAAAAAGAACATGATTACCATTATGGAAATCATGGGAAGAAATGCAGGCTGGCTGACAGGAGCAACGGCTCTTGCAAAGACGGAAGACTGCGATGGACCAGATTTGATTTACCTGCCGGAGATTCCTTTTGATATCGAAAAGTTTTTAAAGAAAGTGAAAGAACTTTTGAAGAAAAAATCTTCCATCGTGATTGCAGTTTCGGAGGGAATTAAGCTGGAGGACGGACGCTATGTCTGTGAACTGGGTAGCGTAGGCGATTATGTAGATGCATTTGGACATAAACAGCTTCAGGGAACAGCTACCTATCTGGCAAATTTCCTGGCAGCAGAGTGCGGTTGCAAGACCAGAGCCGTAGAGCTTTCCACACTGCAGAGAAGTGCTTCTCATATGGCTTCCCGTGTGGATATTGACGAGGCATTTATGGTAGGCGGAGCTGCGGTGAAGGCAGCAGACGAAGGTGACACCGGAAAGATGATTGTCATTGACCGTGTGTCCGATGACCCGTATATGAGCGCTACCGGTATTTATGACGTACACAGAATTGCCAATGAAGAAAAACTGGTTCCGAGAGAGTGGCTGAACCGGGAGGCAAATTATGTGACAAAAGATTTTGTGGACTATATTAAACCACTGATTCAGGGAGATTATCAGCCGATTATGGTAAATGGTCTGCCGCGTCATCTGGTTTTGAAAATGAAGAAGAAATAAAGGCGTTTTTGAGAGAAGTTTTTATAGAAATATGGGAATACAAAAAATGGGGAAAGTCAGTCCGAATGGGGGTTCGGACTGACTTACTTTTTGGTTAAATATTTGGAAGTTCTGGTTTTTTCATATAGGGAATTTGAATGTCAACAATAGTTCCTTCTTCAACTACACTTTCTATAGAGAGTCCATATTTTTTTCCATAATAACTTTGAATTCGTTGATGAACATTTAACAATCCAATAAAGTGATGGTTTTGTTGCATATTCTCTATATGGCTTTTTTCATTTTCCAAAGAATATAGAATTTCTTTTAGTCGTTCAGGTTTAATACCAGAACCGTTATCTATAAGAAAAAAGTGTAAAATTCCATCTTCCAGATTTGCGCTTAGATTAATACGACAATCGGTTTCCATTTGTGCAAAACCATGCTCTACGGAATTTTCCACAAGGGGCTGCAAAAGGAATGCAGGGATTTCTAAAGAATAGAAATCATCAGGTATACTACAATCAAATGTGAATTTACTTGGAAAACGGATATCCAGAATGGTTAAATATCGATAAATTTGTTGTATTTCTTCTTCCAGATAAACGACAGGAACTTTTTTCAGGTTATAACGGAGCAATTCGGACATACAGGAAGCAATAGTTTTGATTTCTGGTTCGTTATGTATATCTGCAATGGATTTAATACTGTTTAAGGTATTGTATAAAAAATGATGATTAATTTGCGTTTGAAGCATTTGAATATACATATTCTGCTCACTGAGTCTACTGGTGTAATTCTGGCGCAGGCTTTCGGTAAGACGCTTATTCAGATGATTAAAACTGGTTACAAGTTTTTGCAGTTCTCTATTTGAAGTTTTACCATCAACAGAAATCTCTTTGTAACTATTGAGGTCTTGAGAGTCCATCTGTTGACAGAGCAAAGTGATTGAGTGCGTCAAGCTGCGTGAAAGAAAGAGAGCCAGGATTAATCCGAGTAATAGTGTAAAAACAAAAATTGCAGAGTAATTTAGCAAATTGTGCTGATAAGCTTGTGTAATATTTTTATTGTTTAAACACTGCACAATGTGCCAACCTGTAGTTTGATTCAAACAACCATTGACAAGGTAATTTTCTTTACCGACAGATATGGTTTGGGTTTGTATAGGATCATTTTCCGGTATGTTTTTGCTGAATTTAGAAAGTTCATCGAAAAGAATCTGGGAACTTTCTGAGTTGATGTATTTGGAATCAGAGCAATAAGCCAGTGTGTTATGAGAATTAAAAATCATAATAACGCTACCGGGAGTCTTGGCGGAATTAAAAATAGTTTCTACAGAGGAAAAATCAATTCCTACATAACAGCTTCCAATTTCTTTGAAAGTATATCCATCATAAAGAATTTTGACCATAGGTAAAATCTTTTTTCCACTGATAAATGAATCCTGAATAGGTGCAAAATAAGTATGATAATTAGAGGTAAGAGCTTTTTCCTCCCAAGAGTTCATTTTTTCTAAAATTTCTTTATGGGTTTGGGCATTTAAAATATTATATTCAAAGGTATAATCATATCTACTGCGAAAAAGACAGGATATAACATTTGAATTCAAGCGGTTGGTTTGTATAAGCTGTTTAGTAAACATACTGCTGTCTTGTGAATAGGCAAGAAGATTATTGTCATAGTCAGTAATAAGAGCTTTTCGTATGTCATTGTTTAGAATATGCATATCTGCAATTTTTGTAGCATCATTCAAAAGTGTATTTAAAGTAAGGTCTGTTTGAGTCAGAATGGTTTCCATTGTTTGACTGAAATCTTCTTTGACGGTTGAAGCGGTTTGGTTTGCAGCTGTAATACCTAAAATTGTTGAAGGAATAATAAGTAATAGTAGCGAAGCAATAAATATTTGTGTTCGATAAGAAAAAAAGTGTGTTTTCATATAAATTTCTCCTAAAATAATATATTTGATTTATGGATTATTATAAACTATTGAAAAAGAGAAAAACAGATTTATGAATAAAATATATAAAAAACAAATAGAAATACTATTTTTTTTATAAGATAAGTTCTATTTTTAGAGTAAGTCCTTTACTATAATGAAACTATAAAAAATAAAGTTCAGGAGGAAATGAATATGAACAAAGTAGAACGTGTAAAAGCAGTTATGAACAATGAAATCCCGGATAAGATTCCGGCAGGCTTTTGGTTTCATTACAAGTCAGATTATACAGTGGAAGAAATGGCAGAGGCACATTTAAAGCTATACAGAGAAACAGATATGGATATTATAAAAATTATGCAGGATTATATGTATCCAATTGAAGGGGAAATTCATTGTGCGGAAGATTGGTACAACATTAAAATTAAAGGAACGGATTCTGAAGAGTTTCAAAAGCTATCTGCGGTTATTAAGAAAATCCGAGAAGAAGTAAAAGACGAAGTTCTTATATTTCAGACAATGTTTGGCCCTTTTAAAGCAGCTAGTATTGCGTTTGGCGATGATGTTCTTATGAAATATAGCAAAGAGGCACCAGAAGCGGTTGCGTATGGAATTGGTGTATTAGCGGAAGGCTTGGAAAAATGGGCCAAAGGTTATCTTGAAGCAGGAGCAGATGGTATTTACTATTCTGCACAATTTGGAGAAGAAGGGCGCTTTACAAAAGAACAGTGGGAAACATTGGTAAAGCCTTTTGATGTTCAGATTTTACATGTAGCAGAAAAAGAAGAGGGGAAATATAACATACTTCATATCTGTGGTGAACCAGAATATAAATTTAAAACGCATGTGGATTGGTTTACGGATTATCCAGGTGACTTGGTAAACTGGTCTGTGAAAGACAATGCTTATAGTTTGGAGCAAGGGCGAGATTCTTTCAAAAGGGCTGTTTTAGGCGGATTGAATAATAAAGGAAACATATTAAATGGTCCAAAAGAAGAAATAGAAAAAGAAGTGGAAGCAGTTCTAAGAAGATTCGGAGAAAAAGGCATTATGATTGGTGCGGACTGTACAATCCAAGGGGAGAATATTAGTCTTGATTATATTAAAACAGCTGTGTATGCGGCGCATAAGTATAAAAGACAGTGATAGGAGGAGATTTTTATGAGAAAAAGAACAGCAGCAGTATTAAGTATGATTTTAGCAATTAGTATGACTGGTTGCAGTAGTGGAGTAAAACCAGAAGAGGAAAAAACAAACGGAAAAAAAGATGACGGAGTATTAGAAATTGAATTTTTCCAGCAAAAAATGGAAGAGGGTCCGCAAAAGGGATATCAAGCTATTATAGATAAGTTTAATGAGGAAAATTCTGATATACGGATTGAAATGAATACGGTTCCTGATGCCGGAACTGTGTTGACGTCTAGAATTGCTTCTGGAGATATACCAGTTTTGTTTTCTGATTATCCGACGCAGCAGCAGTTTAGGCAGAAGGTAGAAAATGGTTATGTCCAGGATTTGTCAGAACAGGAGTGCCTTAAAAATGTAGAGGAATCCGCTTTGGAGATGACAAAACAGAAAGATGGAAAGTATTATGCTCTTCCATATAGTCGTAATTATATGGGGGTATATTATAATCAAGAAATATTTGAAGAAAATAATCTGGAGGTTCCAACTACCTGGAAGGAATTTCTGGAAGTATGTAAAACTTTAAAAGAAAAATCTATTACACCTATTGGATTAATGGGCAAGGATCCAGGACGTGTAGGACATGGATTCCAATGTATGACAGTGGCTTGGGATCCAGAGGGAATTGAAGCAATTGAGCGCGCGGTCAGTGGAGAAGAAAAACTGGAAAATGATGAAGGATTTAGAGAAGTTGCAGAAAAAACTGCAGAATTACTTTCATATACAAATGAAGACGTTCTTGGACTGGCAGATACAACCTGCTGGGAAAACTTTGCGAATGGAAAATATGCAATGTGTATTACAGGGTCTTATGCCAGAGGAACATTGCTGATTGCCAATCCGGATTTGAAGATAGGAGTATTTCCTCTGCCAAATGAAACACAGGAAACTACAAACACTTTATCAGGTATAGACGCCGCTATTTGTGTATCAGCAAAAGCTTCAGAAGAAGAGAAGGAAGCAGCATATAGATTTTTGGATTATTTGGCAGAAACAGAAAATGCACAAACCTTTTGTAATCATGATGGGGCTCCCTCTTGTATTACTGGGGTAACTCCGAATTATGAAGGAATTGAACCTATGATGGATTTAATTAATGCAGGACAGGTTCATGACTGGATGGCGTCAACAATTGACAATAATATTGTGACAGATTTGTATAATGTAACACAGGGATTCTGGAGTGACAAAGATATTGATAATTATCTAAACCAGATGGATACTTCGATAGCGGTAACATCAGCAGAATAGAAGTCTTTTTAGAGGCAGCACTCCTCTTTGATTGTTGCCTCTAAAAATCGGACATTAAAATATCTTCAGAAAGGAGAAGCGGTATGAAGAAAATATCTGGAAGAGCAATTTATTTTAGTTTTACTATAGTTCCTGTGATTTTGTATAGCTTCTTTTACGTTTATTCTGTAATAAGTGGAGTACGTTATAGTTTTACTGACTGGGACGGAATGTCTCCTGAATTTAATTTGATAGGGTTTAAGAATTATGAAGCTCTTTTTAAAAATCCCAATTTTTGGAACTCTTTAAAGACTACGGTTCTTTATAGTATTATGCTGGTAGTAGGGGTTATTGTTTTATCCTTGTTGTTGGCAGTTTCTTTAAACTCATTAAGAAAATTCAGGACTTTTATGAAATCTGTATTTTTTGTACCAGCTATGATAGGTGGTATTACTATTGCACTTATTTGGGATCAGCTTTTTTACAGAGTAGTACCCTTGATAGGAAAAGCTCTGGGAATAGATTGGTTATCGCAAAGTGTATTGATGACAGGAAATACAGCACTTCTGGCTGTGATTTTTGTTCACATATGGCAGGCTGTTGCCCTTCCTACAGTTATTTTTATAGCCGGATTGCAGCAGATTCCTGATGAACAGTATGAATCAGCGAAAATAGATGGAGCAACTGTTTTTGAACGATTTCGTTATATAACGTTTCCTTATTTGATTCCGACATTGACAGTGAATTTGGTTTTGATGGTAAAACAAGGTTTTACTTCTTTTGATTTTCCTTTTGCATTAACAGGTGGAGGGCCAGTAAGAGCAACCGAAGTTATAGGAATCTTGATTTATAATGATGCATTCAAAAAATATGAAGTTTTCAGTAGCAAATGCAGAAGCTTGTGTATTGTTTGTTATTGTAGCTGTTTTTTCATTGACACAGATGAAATTGACAAGTAAAGGAGGGGTACAGGAATGAAAAGAGAAGGTTTTGGTTGGAAAATTGCCAGAAATTTATTTTTACTGGCAGGATTAGGGCTTATTCTTGTGCCCTTATATTTAGTTGTAATCAATTCCTTTAAAACTTTAGAGGAAGCAGGAAGAAATTTTTTTTCATTTCCATCTTCTCTTAATTTTGTAAACTTTCAAAGTCTGTTTTCAAATAGTAATTATTGGGGATTTGCAGTTAATTCTTTGATTATTTCTGTGATTTCAGTCAGCTTGATTTTGATTTTAGTTCCTGCTGTTTCTTATGCAATTGCCAGAAATTATACAAAGAGGTATTATAAAGGTATTTACTTTTACCTGCTGATGGGGCTGTTTATTCCTTCTCAAGTCATTATGCTTCCTGTGACAAAATTGATGACAAATTTAAATCTTTTGAACAGGCAGGGGTTAATTTTGTTATATGCAGCTTTTAGTTTAACACAAGGAGTGTTTCTATTTGTGAATTATATCAGAGGGCTTCCCTACGAGATTGAGGAATCAGCGTATATGGACGGCTGTAATGTGTTTCAGACTTATACAAAAGTTGTAATTCCGTTAGTCAAACCCATGATAGCAACTTTAATTATTATGGATTTGTTGTGGATATGGAATGATTTTATGCTTCCATTATTGATTTTAAATAGGTCACAGGAAAATTGGACATTGCCTCTGTTTCAGTATAACTTTAAGACAGAATATTCATTTGATTATACAATGGCTTTTACAGCATATCTGATGTCTATGTTGCCTATGTTAATTGTATACTGTTTTCGGACAAAAACATATTATTAAAGGTTTAACTGCCGGGTCGGTGAAGGGATAAAGAATTGACTTACTGATTTACGGAAGAGGTGTATGCATGATGAGAAAGATATTGATTATTGAAGATGAGATTTATGCCAGAAAATCAATGAAAAAGCAGCTGGAGGAGTGCCTGGAATCGCAAGAGTATAAAATCTTGGAAGCTATAAATGGAAAACAGGGAATCGATGTGATACAGCAGGAGAAACCAGATATAGTCTTCACAGATATTCGTATGCCGGTTATGGACGGGCTTGAACTTTTAAAACAAATGCGGAAACAGGAGTTAAAAACCAAGGTTGTTATTGTCAGTGCGTATGCTGATTTCGAATATGCAAAATCAGCAATGAGATTTGGAGTGCAGGAGTATCTTTTAAAACCAGTGGAGGATAAAGAATTAAGAGAATGCATTGGAAGGCTGGAAAATGAAGAACAGCAGAAGGAAGAAAAAGAGGTCAGAACAGGAGAAGATAGTCTTACTCGCTATATTTATGAAAGAATTTTTTCAGATAAGGATATAGAAGATTTTGTGAACCGAAATATTTTTAGAAGGATTTTCAGACAATTTCAAGTGATGGTACTATATTGTGAAAAGGGGCAGGAGATTGAAACGGGACAATTATATGAATGGCTAAGTCAGTCAGATGAAGAAAATTTGTTTACCGGATTTCGTTTGCTTAAGATACAAAATTATAAGTATATTATAGTGATGTGTGCAGATTGTCAAACAGGTTTCCGTCAGAGAAATCTTATAAAAAGTATGGAAAAAGCTGGAAAATTGGGTTGGTGTGGCGTTAGCGAAATATGTACAGAAGAAGTCGAAATAAAAAAGGCGTATGAACAAGCGGAATCAGCTTTAGAATACAAGGTATTTTACAAGGATAAGCTGCTGTTATTTGAGATTGTTAGCCAGAATTCTAAAAGAAACTATTGTATGGGAGAGGTTCAGAAAGAAAGATATAAAATAGCATTGGAAAAGGGAAATTTAGAGAAAGCCTGTAGTATTTTAAATGAAATTTTTAAAGATATAGAAAATGGCGAAAGGATAACTGGAAAAAGCTTAGAAGTTTTTCTGACCCAGATATCTTTGATTTATCATCAGGTATCAGGTATTTTGTACCATTTTCAAGTTTTAGATTTTTATTCTATAAAGGAAATTCACAGGGAAATGGAAGAAAAAACAAAAGAGATTTGTTGTATATCAAGGAAAAAGAAAGTAGGAGGGACTGATGAAATTATTCAGAGCATGAAAAATTACGCAAAAGAGAATTGCAGCGGAGATGTTACTGTAAAATTGTTAGCGGAGAAAGTATTTTTTATGAATCCGGCATATTTAAGTCATCTTTTTAAAGAGAAAACGGGAGAAAGTTATTCGGTTTATCTAAAACAAATTCGATTAAAAAAAGCAAAAGAATTGCTTCAGAAAAGTACATGTTCAGTAACAGAAGTTGCTCTTATAACAGGATATAATGACACATCACAGTTTATTCGTATTTTCAAACAGGAAACAGGCATGACTCCGAAAAAGTACAGGAATGAGAAGCAGAGAGGAGAAGGATAAAATGTATGCAGAAAAAACAGGAAAAGTATCTTTCATTGCTTCATGATGAAACGTCATTGGCACTAGGGTGTACGGAACCAGGTGCAGTAGCTCTGGCGGCAGCATATGCAGCAGCAGTTTTAGAAGAAGAAGTACAAAAAATTAAAATTATAGTCAGTTCGTATATTCTGAAAAATGGAATGAATGTAGGAATCCCGGGAACAGGAATGTCAGGTTTTTCCATTGCAGCTGCAATGGGGAGTATTGGAAAAAATCCTGAGAAAGGTCTTATGGTTTTGAATGGTATTTCGGATATAGAAATACAAAAAGCCAAGGAGATGGTTAAAAAAAATATCATATCTATTGATTTGGCAGAAACAGAAGAAAAGGTATACGTAGAGGCACAGGTCACCTCAAAAAATCATTATGCTCGCGCAGTAATAAAAGAAAATCATCAGAATTTGGTATTATTAGAGCGAGATAGAAAAAAGATTTTTGAAAGGAAGGCGGAGGAACTATACGAAAAAAATAGCCAAAAGAACTTAGAAAATTACGATATGACATTGAAAGAAATTGTTAATTTTGTAAAGTCTGTACCAGAGGAAGAATTGAAGTTTCTGGAGCAGATTCTTCAAACGAATCAGGCGATTGCCAGAGAAGGAATGAGAGGAAATTATGGATTAAAAGTTGGATATTCTATGCTGCACGGACAAAAAACAGGATTAATCGGTGGTGATATCGCAACCTATGCATCTGCTATGGCAGCAGCAGCAGCAGATGCCAGAATGTCAGGCTGTGAACTGCCGGTTGTAAGTACAGCAGGAAGTGGAAACCAGGGTATTACGGCTACCGTTCCAATTATAGAAATTGGTGAAAAACTAGGGATTAAACAGGATAAAATACGAAGAGCAGCAGCTCTCAGCATACTATTTACGATACATACAAAGCAATATTTGGGAAGATTATCAGTATTGTGCGGCTGTTCTATTGCGGCAGCTATGGGAGTTGGTTGTGGCATTATTTTTATGAAAGATGGAACCTATGAGCAAATGTGTCATACAGTTTCTACTATGGTAGCAGATATATCAGGAGTGGTTTGTGACGGAGCAAAACCTGGTTGTGCCTTGAAAATTGCTACGGCCGTAGAGTCAGCAGTAAGAGCCGCTAATATGGCTTTGAATGGAAAAGGTGCAGGAGGTCAAGATGGGATTGTATGTGAAGATGTAGAAGCAACATTGTCCAATCTGGGGATTTTAGGCAATATTGGAATGAAAAATACAAATCGTATGATTTTAAAGATGATGTTGCAAAAACAAAAAATATAGGAAGTATATGAAAAAATGGAAGAGAAATTCACGATACAAGAATTGAAAAACTGGATTCAGAAACATGAAGAAGAAATGCTTGAGGATATCAGAGCGCTAGTAGAAATTCCAAGTATATCAGAAAAAGGTGATGAAGAGAATCCTTACGGAATTTACTGTACAAAGGTTTTAAAAAAGATGGAGGAGATTTGTACAAATTGGGGATTTTCGATAAAAAATTATGAGAATAGATGTGTAGAAACATCTTTTGGAAGCGGGGAAAAAAAGATTGGTATATGGGGACATCTTGATGTTGTTCCAGCAGGAGAAGATTGGATTTATCCGCCCTTTATGTGTACCAGAAAGAAGAATTTCCTTATAGGCCGGGGGGTGCAAGACAACAAGGGGCCAGTTATTACGTTTTTGTATGCTATGAGATTTCTAAAAGAAGTAGGATTTACTCCAACAGTGACCTTTCATCAGATTCTGGGGTGTAATGAAGAACAAGGAATGGAGGAGGTTGAGTACTATTTAAAGATGGCGGGTATTCCTGAATTTTCTATTGTAACAGATTGTAGTTTTCCTGTATGTTGTGGAGAAAAAGGGATATGTAAACTCAAGATTCAGTCCTCTATTGTGGATAAAAGGATAGAATATTTACAAGGAGGAAGTTCCTCTAATTCAGTTCCTGATTATGCTTGGGCTCTGCTTGACGGCAAGAAAAGAGAGGCATTAGGAATTGCTGGACATGCGGCATTTCCCGGAAAAAGCAAAAATGCGATAGGCATATTGTGTAAGCATTTGACAGAACAATTACCAGAAGAGAGAGCTGTTGAATTTTTAGCTATTCTAGGAGAGGAGGGGTACGGAAAAAAAGCAGGAATAAATTGCGAAGATGAAGTTTCAGGAACGCTTACTTGTAATGTTGGAACAGCAGAGTTGAAAAATGAAAGAATAGAAGCGGAAATTGATATACGGTATCCTGTGACAAAGAGTATAGAAAAAATTTTACAACGTTTAGAATCTCTTATGAAGAAGTATGGATATGTAATAAAAGAATTTAAAGATAGTCCGCCGTATTATATAAGTCCAGAGAATGATATGGTAGACATGCTTACTCATATATACAGAAAACGAATGCCGGGAGCAGATTGTACTCCTTATATTATGGGTGGAGGAACTTATGCAAGAAAAATTCCGAATGCGGTAGGTTTTGGTCCTGGAATGAATTTGGAAATTTCTCATCTGGATTTGCCGCAGGGACATGGTGCCTGTCATAGTGCAGATGAGAGCCAGGATATAAAAAAGTTAGAGAAAGCGTTGGAAATTTATGTGTATGCCATGGTTAATATTAGTCATTATTTTGAAAGTAAATAGTCATATAGAGAATACGATATTGGAGGTAAATTGGTATGAAAAGAATAAAATTGGGACGTACAGAGTTAGAAATTCCTGAAATTGGACTGGGTTGTATGCGGATTACAGAACTGAAAAGTGAAGCGAAGATACGGGAATTGCTTGAAACAGCATTAGAAAATGGAATAAATTTCTTTGACCATGCAGATATCTATGCAGGAGGAGAGGCTGAAGCGGCTTTTGGAAAAGCAATGGATAGTACTTTGAGGGAAAAAATAATTTTGCAGTCAAAGTGTGGTATTCGCCCGGGAGTAGCATATGATTTTTCAAAAAGGCATATTTTACAAACTGTTGATGCAAGTTTAAAGCGTCTGAAAACAGATTATCTTGATATACTGCTGCTTCACAGACCAGATACATTGATGGAACCAGAAGAGGTTGCAGAGGCATTTAGAATTTTGGAAGAATCCGGTAAGGTACGGTATTTTGGAGTAAGTAATGAAAATTCAATGCAAATAGAATTTTTGAATAAATATTGTAATGGAAAAATAATGGTAGACCAGTTGCAGTTTAGCATTGCTCATTGTGATATTATAGATTCTGGAATTCATGTGAACATACATAGTGAAGCCGGTGCTAATAGAGATGGTAGTATTTTGGAATATTGCCGATTAAAAGGAATTACAA
This region includes:
- a CDS encoding carbohydrate ABC transporter permease; its protein translation is MKKISGRAIYFSFTIVPVILYSFFYVYSVISGVRYSFTDWDGMSPEFNLIGFKNYEALFKNPNFWNSLKTTVLYSIMLVVGVIVLSLLLAVSLNSLRKFRTFMKSVFFVPAMIGGITIALIWDQLFYRVVPLIGKALGIDWLSQSVLMTGNTALLAVIFVHIWQAVALPTVIFIAGLQQIPDEQYESAKIDGATVFERFRYITFPYLIPTLTVNLVLMVKQGFTSFDFPFALTGGGPVRATEVIGILIYNDAFKKYEVFSSKCRSLCIVCYCSCFFIDTDEIDK
- a CDS encoding sensor histidine kinase; its protein translation is MKTHFFSYRTQIFIASLLLLIIPSTILGITAANQTASTVKEDFSQTMETILTQTDLTLNTLLNDATKIADMHILNNDIRKALITDYDNNLLAYSQDSSMFTKQLIQTNRLNSNVISCLFRSRYDYTFEYNILNAQTHKEILEKMNSWEEKALTSNYHTYFAPIQDSFISGKKILPMVKILYDGYTFKEIGSCYVGIDFSSVETIFNSAKTPGSVIMIFNSHNTLAYCSDSKYINSESSQILFDELSKFSKNIPENDPIQTQTISVGKENYLVNGCLNQTTGWHIVQCLNNKNITQAYQHNLLNYSAIFVFTLLLGLILALFLSRSLTHSITLLCQQMDSQDLNSYKEISVDGKTSNRELQKLVTSFNHLNKRLTESLRQNYTSRLSEQNMYIQMLQTQINHHFLYNTLNSIKSIADIHNEPEIKTIASCMSELLRYNLKKVPVVYLEEEIQQIYRYLTILDIRFPSKFTFDCSIPDDFYSLEIPAFLLQPLVENSVEHGFAQMETDCRINLSANLEDGILHFFLIDNGSGIKPERLKEILYSLENEKSHIENMQQNHHFIGLLNVHQRIQSYYGKKYGLSIESVVEEGTIVDIQIPYMKKPELPNI
- a CDS encoding carbohydrate ABC transporter permease; translation: MKREGFGWKIARNLFLLAGLGLILVPLYLVVINSFKTLEEAGRNFFSFPSSLNFVNFQSLFSNSNYWGFAVNSLIISVISVSLILILVPAVSYAIARNYTKRYYKGIYFYLLMGLFIPSQVIMLPVTKLMTNLNLLNRQGLILLYAAFSLTQGVFLFVNYIRGLPYEIEESAYMDGCNVFQTYTKVVIPLVKPMIATLIIMDLLWIWNDFMLPLLILNRSQENWTLPLFQYNFKTEYSFDYTMAFTAYLMSMLPMLIVYCFRTKTYY
- a CDS encoding helix-turn-helix domain-containing protein, with translation MEDKELRECIGRLENEEQQKEEKEVRTGEDSLTRYIYERIFSDKDIEDFVNRNIFRRIFRQFQVMVLYCEKGQEIETGQLYEWLSQSDEENLFTGFRLLKIQNYKYIIVMCADCQTGFRQRNLIKSMEKAGKLGWCGVSEICTEEVEIKKAYEQAESALEYKVFYKDKLLLFEIVSQNSKRNYCMGEVQKERYKIALEKGNLEKACSILNEIFKDIENGERITGKSLEVFLTQISLIYHQVSGILYHFQVLDFYSIKEIHREMEEKTKEICCISRKKKVGGTDEIIQSMKNYAKENCSGDVTVKLLAEKVFFMNPAYLSHLFKEKTGESYSVYLKQIRLKKAKELLQKSTCSVTEVALITGYNDTSQFIRIFKQETGMTPKKYRNEKQRGEG
- a CDS encoding 6-phosphofructokinase, which encodes MAKKRNIIVGQSGGPTSVINSSLAGVYKNAIERGFDKVYGMLHGIQGLLDEQYVDLSTQIHSELDIELLKRTPSAFLGSCRFKLPEIHEDREIYEKIFQILNKLEIEAFIYIGGNDSMDTIKKLSDYAILTGQSQKFLGVPKTIDNDLALTDHTPGFGSAAKYIGASTKEVIRDAQGLTYKKNMITIMEIMGRNAGWLTGATALAKTEDCDGPDLIYLPEIPFDIEKFLKKVKELLKKKSSIVIAVSEGIKLEDGRYVCELGSVGDYVDAFGHKQLQGTATYLANFLAAECGCKTRAVELSTLQRSASHMASRVDIDEAFMVGGAAVKAADEGDTGKMIVIDRVSDDPYMSATGIYDVHRIANEEKLVPREWLNREANYVTKDFVDYIKPLIQGDYQPIMVNGLPRHLVLKMKKK
- a CDS encoding ABC transporter substrate-binding protein; this translates as MRKRTAAVLSMILAISMTGCSSGVKPEEEKTNGKKDDGVLEIEFFQQKMEEGPQKGYQAIIDKFNEENSDIRIEMNTVPDAGTVLTSRIASGDIPVLFSDYPTQQQFRQKVENGYVQDLSEQECLKNVEESALEMTKQKDGKYYALPYSRNYMGVYYNQEIFEENNLEVPTTWKEFLEVCKTLKEKSITPIGLMGKDPGRVGHGFQCMTVAWDPEGIEAIERAVSGEEKLENDEGFREVAEKTAELLSYTNEDVLGLADTTCWENFANGKYAMCITGSYARGTLLIANPDLKIGVFPLPNETQETTNTLSGIDAAICVSAKASEEEKEAAYRFLDYLAETENAQTFCNHDGAPSCITGVTPNYEGIEPMMDLINAGQVHDWMASTIDNNIVTDLYNVTQGFWSDKDIDNYLNQMDTSIAVTSAE
- a CDS encoding uroporphyrinogen decarboxylase family protein, giving the protein MAEAHLKLYRETDMDIIKIMQDYMYPIEGEIHCAEDWYNIKIKGTDSEEFQKLSAVIKKIREEVKDEVLIFQTMFGPFKAASIAFGDDVLMKYSKEAPEAVAYGIGVLAEGLEKWAKGYLEAGADGIYYSAQFGEEGRFTKEQWETLVKPFDVQILHVAEKEEGKYNILHICGEPEYKFKTHVDWFTDYPGDLVNWSVKDNAYSLEQGRDSFKRAVLGGLNNKGNILNGPKEEIEKEVEAVLRRFGEKGIMIGADCTIQGENISLDYIKTAVYAAHKYKRQ